The Triticum dicoccoides isolate Atlit2015 ecotype Zavitan chromosome 6A, WEW_v2.0, whole genome shotgun sequence genome has a window encoding:
- the LOC119315778 gene encoding uncharacterized protein LOC119315778, which produces MKMTLESVDVVLRDAKRESIKHKSMLLWLKQLKDAANDISHMLEDFEDETDLNLVFGNVVSWAAQLITEAGGKVVSIRDVIGAVKNSNGIDIAKLMKHSAENHGYKGEADLYYIKPGCIPPEGMVQMSGQHDVDEMLHVLEGIKKCHLYIVKNCAFLDNSDDDMSEQDMSEEDIYACGYMDIGERDLGEYGSSPKRKKLADNNPKKALDFGSSDESLQ; this is translated from the exons ATGAAGATGACGCTGGAGTCGGTGGACGTTGTGCTCCGCGACGCTAAGAGGGAGTCTATCAAGCATAAGTCCATGCTTCTGTGGCTGAAGCAACTTAAGGATGCCGCGAACGACATCTCTCACATgcttgaagattttgaagatgaaACTGACCTCAACCTG GTATTTGGCAATGTTGTCTCTTGGGCTGCCCAATTGATCACTGAAGCTGGTGGCAAGGTGGTCTCCATCAGAGATGTCATAGGGGCTGTCAAGAACTCCAATGGCATTGACATAGCCAAGCTGATGAAGCACTCGGCAGAGAACCATGGGTACAAAGGGGAAGCAGATTTGTACTACATCAAGCCTGGGTGCATACCACCTGAAGGAATGGTACAGATGTCAGGTCAGCATGACGTTGATGAAATGTTGCACGTTTTAGAAGGGATAAAGAAATGTCATTTGTACATTGTGAAGAATTGTGCATTCTTAGATAATAGCGATGATGACATGTCTGAACAG GACATGTCCGAAGAAGACATATATGCATGTGGGTACATGGATATCGGCGAGAGGGACTTGGGCGAATATGGGTCATCGCCCAAAAGGAAGAAACTTGCAGATAACAATCCGAAGAAGGCATTGGATTTTGGCAGCAGTGACGAGTCTCTTCAGTAG